The Brevibacillus brevis genome contains a region encoding:
- a CDS encoding lipoate--protein ligase: MKFIDNQGITDPRINLAIEEYALKHLPNSDDYLLFYINEPSIIIGKNQNTIEEINAAYVEENNIHVVRRLSGGGAVYHDLGNLNFSFITNDDGESFHNFRKFTAPVVQALKTLGVEAELTGRNDIQVGERKISGNAQYSTKGRMFSHGTLLFDSEMENVVSALKVNAEKIQSKGIKSIRSRVANISEFLGTKMTIEEFRLAILRSIFGEGEIEEYILTEKDWENIHELSRSRYQTWEWNYGKSPKSNYRQSKRFDIGTVEIQLDIEKGKIKEAKIYGDFFGVRDVAELEAVLRDTPYDRSSVSERLADINLQEFFGNLEQASFVDLLLV, from the coding sequence ATGAAATTCATCGATAATCAAGGGATAACAGATCCGCGCATCAATTTGGCGATTGAGGAGTACGCCCTGAAGCATTTGCCCAACAGTGACGACTACTTGCTGTTTTATATCAATGAACCTTCTATTATTATCGGGAAAAACCAGAACACAATTGAGGAGATTAATGCGGCTTATGTAGAGGAAAACAATATCCACGTCGTTCGCAGACTGTCTGGAGGCGGTGCTGTTTATCACGATCTGGGCAATCTCAACTTCAGCTTTATTACGAATGATGACGGCGAGTCCTTCCACAATTTCCGCAAATTCACGGCTCCTGTGGTACAAGCCTTGAAAACATTAGGGGTAGAAGCAGAGCTGACAGGACGAAATGACATACAGGTCGGGGAACGGAAAATTTCTGGCAATGCGCAGTATTCGACCAAAGGACGCATGTTCAGCCACGGAACGCTGCTTTTTGATTCGGAAATGGAAAACGTCGTGTCTGCTCTAAAGGTAAACGCAGAGAAGATCCAGTCGAAAGGGATCAAATCTATTCGCAGCCGCGTCGCCAACATCTCGGAGTTTTTGGGGACGAAGATGACCATTGAAGAGTTCCGTCTGGCGATTCTCCGTTCGATTTTTGGAGAAGGGGAGATCGAAGAATACATACTGACTGAAAAGGATTGGGAGAACATTCACGAGCTTTCCCGTTCCCGTTACCAGACTTGGGAGTGGAACTACGGCAAGTCACCGAAAAGCAATTACCGTCAATCCAAACGTTTCGATATCGGCACCGTGGAGATCCAGCTTGATATTGAGAAAGGCAAAATTAAAGAAGCGAAGATATACGGAGATTTCTTCGGTGTACGTGATGTGGCGGAGCTTGAAGCAGTGCTGCGAGATACGCCGTACGACCGCTCCTCAGTCAGTGAGCGACTCGCCGACATCAATCTTCAGGAGTTTTTCGGGAATCTGGAACAAGCGTCTTTTGTCGATCTGTTACTCGTCTAA
- a CDS encoding helix-turn-helix domain-containing protein, which produces MDRYTEIDEVIAYIHRHLDEPLPLSRLANHVAYSQYHFARIFKERIGLPPLYYVSTMRLQRAKDLLLRTNMSVRDIGLEIGQQSLGTFSTRFTERVGVSPSEFRETAQLAEDRLRSLQQLTEWTRLHPAPERPMTIAGTIESTEPFQGVILIGLFAKPIPEGLPLYGTLLPSLGNFCFTNVKPGTYYLMATSVAWGMQAMDFLLPYETLRTRSKKPIIVTPTTIVPHQQVTLHVPHPDDPPILISLSLLMNRFIQRLPQ; this is translated from the coding sequence ATGGACAGGTATACGGAAATTGACGAAGTGATTGCTTATATACATCGGCATTTAGACGAGCCTTTACCACTTTCCCGGCTGGCGAATCATGTTGCGTATAGTCAGTATCATTTTGCGCGGATTTTTAAAGAAAGAATCGGGCTCCCGCCACTTTATTACGTATCGACCATGCGACTCCAAAGGGCAAAGGATTTACTGCTACGCACGAATATGAGTGTTCGCGACATCGGTCTGGAAATTGGTCAGCAGAGCTTGGGGACGTTCTCCACCCGTTTTACAGAGCGTGTCGGGGTATCGCCTAGCGAATTTCGAGAAACGGCGCAGCTAGCGGAAGACCGCCTCCGTTCCTTGCAGCAGCTGACAGAGTGGACCCGGTTACATCCGGCCCCCGAGCGACCGATGACCATTGCAGGAACAATCGAGTCCACAGAGCCTTTTCAAGGCGTCATTTTGATTGGATTGTTTGCCAAGCCGATTCCAGAAGGTCTTCCTTTATACGGAACATTGCTGCCCTCACTAGGCAATTTTTGTTTTACCAATGTCAAGCCGGGCACGTATTACTTGATGGCGACGTCTGTTGCCTGGGGCATGCAGGCGATGGATTTTCTCTTGCCGTACGAGACATTGCGCACACGATCCAAGAAACCAATCATTGTCACACCAACTACGATCGTCCCTCATCAGCAAGTTACTCTTCATGTGCCTCATCCGGACGACCCTCCCATCTTGATTTCTCTTTCTTTGCTCATGAACAGATTCATTCAGCGGCTTCCTCAATAA
- a CDS encoding methyl-accepting chemotaxis protein has translation MKTAKFSRSSSLRTKLVLLCLLLLALPCLNIGIQGYYSASYSLDDLGSRILKNNVNLTIEMIDVLQKQVEAGKISKEDAQEQVKIRILGPKQSDGTRSINKNIDSGASGYMFVLDEKGVMLASPSIEGKNQWDTKDPDGVFFTQEMIKRGQEGGGFTYYQWSKPAEPDVLYPKIAYSKLDPHWGWIVSASSYMEDFNAPAESVLSDLLIVLGLSLIVGFFVSWYASGFISKPISLVAERVKEIAGGDLSGKDIVVKNRDEIGQLVHDVTHMTDHLRQLISRVRISSLHVASTSEELTASAEQTSKATEQIAVTMQEIAIGAEDQSKTIDGTVKTINDMSSRLQQIASSSEQVSLTVDTANMLVSSGNEAIGGAIAQMNSINTTVLELAESIKMLGHRSSEISNIVEVITSIAEQTNLLALNAAIEAARAGEHGRGFAVVANEVRILAEQSAKSTQQIKDLISAIQVDTNKAVYVMQTTTSEVSAGIEVVHEASKAFQEILSGTTEVARQIQQVTTATHHMTTGAEQAVHSIEAIASTAETTAFGTQNISAAAEQQLASMEEISSSAASLSKMADELHESIQQFKV, from the coding sequence ATGAAAACAGCCAAGTTCTCCCGTTCAAGCTCTCTACGTACCAAGCTCGTCCTGTTATGTCTCCTGCTATTGGCGCTTCCTTGCCTTAACATCGGAATTCAGGGCTATTATTCTGCAAGCTACAGCTTGGACGACTTGGGCAGCCGCATCTTAAAAAACAACGTGAACTTGACGATTGAAATGATTGATGTTCTCCAGAAACAGGTCGAAGCTGGGAAAATCAGCAAGGAAGATGCACAAGAGCAAGTAAAAATTCGCATCCTCGGGCCAAAGCAATCGGATGGAACCCGCTCGATTAACAAAAATATCGATTCCGGTGCCAGCGGGTACATGTTCGTTCTGGATGAGAAAGGTGTCATGCTCGCCTCTCCTTCTATTGAGGGGAAGAATCAATGGGATACAAAAGATCCTGACGGTGTCTTTTTTACCCAAGAAATGATAAAGCGCGGTCAGGAAGGTGGCGGCTTTACATACTATCAGTGGTCAAAGCCAGCGGAGCCAGATGTTCTCTATCCGAAAATCGCTTATTCCAAGCTAGACCCTCACTGGGGATGGATCGTAAGCGCAAGCAGCTACATGGAAGACTTCAATGCCCCTGCCGAAAGTGTACTGTCTGATTTGCTGATCGTGCTGGGACTCTCCTTGATCGTCGGATTCTTCGTCTCGTGGTATGCCTCCGGGTTCATTTCCAAGCCCATCTCCTTGGTTGCTGAGCGCGTGAAAGAAATTGCCGGTGGAGATCTGTCCGGGAAAGACATCGTGGTAAAAAATCGTGATGAAATCGGACAATTGGTACATGACGTGACCCATATGACAGATCATCTGCGCCAGCTCATCTCTCGTGTCCGCATCAGCTCTCTGCATGTTGCTTCTACCTCTGAGGAGCTGACAGCGAGTGCAGAACAGACGAGCAAGGCAACCGAGCAAATCGCCGTCACGATGCAAGAGATCGCCATCGGAGCAGAGGATCAGTCCAAAACGATCGATGGAACGGTCAAGACGATCAACGACATGTCCTCCCGTCTGCAACAAATTGCATCCAGTTCCGAACAAGTCTCTCTGACAGTCGATACAGCGAACATGCTGGTCTCAAGCGGCAATGAAGCAATTGGCGGTGCCATCGCTCAAATGAATTCCATCAACACGACTGTTCTCGAGTTGGCAGAATCAATCAAAATGCTTGGTCACCGCTCTTCGGAGATCAGCAATATTGTCGAGGTCATCACCTCGATTGCCGAACAAACGAACCTGTTGGCGCTAAACGCTGCGATCGAAGCGGCCCGTGCTGGAGAGCATGGACGTGGATTTGCTGTCGTCGCCAATGAAGTACGCATCTTGGCTGAGCAATCAGCAAAATCTACCCAGCAGATTAAAGACCTCATTAGCGCGATTCAAGTCGACACGAACAAAGCCGTATACGTGATGCAGACGACGACATCTGAGGTTTCGGCTGGAATCGAAGTCGTACATGAAGCCAGCAAGGCCTTCCAGGAAATTTTATCTGGAACGACAGAAGTAGCACGTCAGATTCAGCAAGTTACAACTGCTACTCATCACATGACAACCGGAGCGGAGCAAGCTGTCCATTCCATTGAAGCGATTGCCTCCACTGCGGAGACAACGGCTTTCGGAACACAAAACATTTCGGCTGCCGCTGAACAGCAATTAGCCTCTATGGAGGAAATTTCGTCCTCTGCTGCTTCCTTGTCAAAAATGGCGGACGAGCTGCATGAATCGATTCAGCAATTTAAGGTGTAA
- a CDS encoding MFS transporter produces MSKPYKKVFWAAGFGWMFDAMDVALLSFIMVALRQEWGLTGEEAGLLGTGNLVGMAIGAIAGGYLADRIGRKPVFLLTLVLFGLASFASAFATGFATMLLFRFLMGLGLGAELPVASTLVNEFAPPEKRGSTVVLLESFWAVGWIAAAVIAYFIIPDYGWRVAVMIGALPVVYALFARKSIPESPQFQKQAEKIPVAKLLTSHRTETITLWVVWFAIAFSYYGMFLWMPSVLVDKGFTMIKSFQYVLIMTLAQLPGYFAAAYLVEKWGRKWTLATFLFMTGVMAFAFGQSSGTMELLVTGAFLSFFNLGAWGALYAYTPENYPTPLRATGSGMASGVGRIGSIIAPYLVGYYSSHHYSYTFIFSMFTAVLIVGTIVLLLCGRETKVLANSGPHTGEV; encoded by the coding sequence ATGTCAAAGCCTTACAAAAAAGTTTTTTGGGCAGCCGGTTTTGGCTGGATGTTCGATGCCATGGATGTTGCACTTTTATCTTTTATTATGGTGGCATTACGACAGGAATGGGGTTTGACAGGGGAAGAGGCCGGGCTGCTAGGAACGGGCAATCTCGTCGGCATGGCGATTGGGGCGATTGCAGGTGGCTATTTGGCTGACCGGATTGGCCGCAAGCCAGTATTTTTGCTGACCTTGGTCTTGTTTGGCTTGGCGAGCTTTGCGAGCGCTTTCGCAACTGGTTTTGCAACCATGCTGCTGTTCCGCTTCCTGATGGGACTCGGCTTGGGTGCCGAGCTGCCAGTGGCCTCGACGCTGGTAAACGAGTTTGCGCCACCGGAGAAGCGAGGAAGTACGGTTGTGCTGTTGGAGAGCTTTTGGGCGGTCGGTTGGATCGCGGCGGCTGTCATAGCGTATTTCATCATTCCGGACTATGGCTGGCGCGTGGCTGTCATGATCGGAGCGCTGCCTGTCGTGTACGCTTTGTTTGCCCGGAAGAGCATTCCTGAATCTCCGCAGTTTCAAAAGCAAGCCGAGAAGATTCCTGTTGCAAAGCTGTTGACGTCCCATCGCACAGAGACGATTACGCTGTGGGTTGTCTGGTTCGCAATTGCTTTCTCGTACTACGGCATGTTTTTATGGATGCCATCTGTTTTGGTCGACAAAGGCTTTACGATGATCAAAAGCTTCCAGTACGTACTGATCATGACGTTGGCCCAACTGCCAGGCTATTTCGCGGCAGCCTACCTCGTGGAAAAATGGGGACGGAAATGGACGCTGGCAACCTTCTTGTTCATGACCGGAGTGATGGCCTTTGCTTTTGGACAAAGCAGTGGCACCATGGAGCTGTTGGTGACGGGAGCCTTCTTGTCCTTCTTCAATCTGGGGGCCTGGGGTGCTTTGTACGCGTACACGCCGGAAAATTATCCGACACCGCTGCGCGCTACCGGTTCTGGTATGGCATCCGGCGTCGGAAGAATCGGCAGTATTATCGCGCCGTATCTCGTCGGTTACTACTCGTCGCATCATTACAGCTACACATTCATTTTTAGTATGTTTACCGCAGTGCTGATCGTGGGAACAATCGTCCTGCTCCTGTGCGGACGAGAAACAAAAGTCCTTGCTAATTCTGGCCCTCATACAGGCGAAGTATAG
- a CDS encoding LysR family transcriptional regulator yields MEINDLKIFQMVATLGSVSKTAAELSYVQSNVTARIKLLEKELGTPLFYRNKRGMTLNTEGKRLLEYSREIIAKFEEMQKYFHRASEPSGVLEVGMVETINGLPGLLSSYCSQYPHVDISLKAGVTENLLQKVLDLALDGAFVSGPINHPLIEQEQVFQEELVLVTKNSSFTASDITGKALLLYKKGCGYRERLETWMKVEGLIPKKVMEFGTFETIIGGVAAGIGITILPKSAVHHLVESGTVHIHRIPEPYHEVTTVFIRRKDSFVTNTMQAFLNEIRLQKTKA; encoded by the coding sequence GTGGAGATCAATGATTTGAAAATATTTCAGATGGTTGCCACTTTGGGTAGCGTGAGCAAGACCGCAGCCGAGCTGAGCTACGTTCAGTCGAATGTGACGGCGCGGATCAAGCTGCTGGAAAAAGAGCTGGGGACACCTTTGTTTTATCGCAACAAGCGAGGCATGACCTTAAATACAGAAGGGAAGCGCCTGCTTGAATATTCGCGAGAGATCATCGCCAAATTCGAAGAAATGCAAAAGTACTTTCATCGGGCGTCTGAGCCGTCCGGGGTGTTGGAAGTCGGGATGGTTGAGACGATTAATGGCCTTCCGGGGTTGTTATCCTCGTATTGCAGCCAGTATCCCCATGTCGATATTTCACTCAAGGCTGGGGTAACGGAGAATTTGCTGCAAAAAGTGCTGGATCTCGCGCTGGATGGAGCGTTCGTGAGTGGACCGATCAACCATCCTTTGATCGAGCAGGAGCAAGTGTTTCAAGAGGAGCTGGTGTTGGTAACGAAAAACAGTTCCTTCACTGCCAGTGATATCACAGGGAAAGCTCTTTTGCTCTACAAAAAGGGGTGCGGGTATCGGGAACGGTTAGAGACCTGGATGAAGGTAGAGGGCTTGATTCCGAAAAAAGTGATGGAGTTCGGAACGTTTGAGACCATTATCGGGGGCGTAGCAGCGGGGATTGGCATTACCATTTTGCCGAAGTCGGCAGTACACCACTTGGTCGAGAGCGGAACGGTTCATATCCATCGCATCCCGGAGCCTTATCATGAGGTGACAACCGTTTTTATTCGCCGAAAAGATTCATTTGTAACGAACACGATGCAAGCGTTTCTGAACGAAATCCGGTTGCAGAAAACGAAAGCGTAA
- a CDS encoding GNAT family N-acetyltransferase codes for MQLEELTASTARAYKSLVHPKHLEWLDQINSSSVWGFGASNNNQPAGIVLGRSAINEGQAKIIELVVAEGHQRQGMGMKLLWHAEQKMREQGISDGQFAGFIKAQDFSWLSKIAIREGWQLPKVKTYMYTLGSMRLGECQWVERLTLPEDFTLFPWKDLTPAERLEIEQGEGQWYTSLLSPFFEEGKFDPDYSTGLRYQGKVIGWVIVQRMAGNLLLYKTMFVQEKYQKQARGITLLMKTIEQALPTFPYGMCFVEHDNEPMLRFMERRLGPTILHRKLWIETTKVLVGQYSDHFC; via the coding sequence TTGCAACTAGAGGAACTGACTGCTAGCACTGCACGGGCGTATAAATCGTTGGTGCACCCCAAGCACTTGGAGTGGCTGGACCAGATCAACAGCTCATCCGTTTGGGGATTTGGGGCTTCTAATAACAATCAGCCTGCGGGCATCGTGTTGGGGCGATCCGCTATAAACGAGGGACAGGCCAAGATCATCGAGCTTGTTGTAGCAGAGGGGCATCAACGGCAGGGAATGGGCATGAAGCTGCTGTGGCACGCTGAGCAAAAGATGAGAGAGCAAGGCATCAGCGATGGTCAGTTCGCTGGCTTCATCAAAGCACAAGATTTTTCATGGCTCTCCAAAATAGCGATCAGGGAAGGCTGGCAGTTGCCAAAGGTCAAAACCTATATGTACACACTCGGCTCAATGCGGCTGGGTGAGTGCCAGTGGGTGGAGAGGCTGACGCTCCCCGAAGATTTTACCCTCTTTCCTTGGAAAGACCTGACACCAGCAGAGCGACTGGAAATTGAACAGGGAGAAGGGCAATGGTACACGTCGCTATTGTCTCCGTTTTTTGAAGAAGGAAAATTCGATCCCGATTACAGTACAGGCTTGCGCTATCAGGGGAAAGTCATTGGCTGGGTGATCGTACAGCGAATGGCTGGTAATCTGCTTTTGTACAAAACGATGTTCGTCCAGGAAAAGTATCAGAAGCAGGCAAGAGGAATTACGCTGTTGATGAAAACGATTGAACAGGCGCTGCCAACGTTTCCTTATGGCATGTGCTTTGTCGAGCATGACAACGAGCCAATGCTGCGGTTTATGGAAAGAAGATTGGGTCCGACAATTTTGCACCGGAAGCTCTGGATTGAAACGACGAAGGTGCTAGTCGGACAATATTCGGATCACTTCTGTTAA
- a CDS encoding DMT family transporter, with the protein MNKQLLLGSIFCMVASMSWGAMFPVAHIALQEIDPFYFSFLRYFFVTIILCGLLWAKEGLSAFRWEGRGKSLLFFGTMAFTVYNMGVFLGQDLMGEPGTIAASIMEVLMPMISIVLLSITTRKLPPYYTLATILVALVGAVLVITNGNLTFFTTASEHLIPLFFIFIGVVGWVVYSIGGGRFSTWSTLRYSTLTCLLGTGVNFVIVTTASLFQWLPVPTVETVMSIKYEMAFMVLLPGFVALLSWNAGIKLLTPLNGILFINLVPITTFAMMAFQGYEISRYELCGTLLVILALIGNNHFQRKQLQYRSVTKQQPSGRKVPSM; encoded by the coding sequence ATGAACAAGCAACTACTTTTGGGGTCTATTTTCTGCATGGTCGCCAGTATGTCATGGGGGGCGATGTTTCCGGTTGCGCACATCGCACTGCAAGAGATCGATCCATTTTACTTCTCATTTCTTCGCTATTTTTTCGTAACGATTATTTTGTGCGGTTTGCTCTGGGCAAAAGAAGGCTTGTCTGCGTTTCGTTGGGAGGGGCGCGGGAAGTCTCTGCTGTTTTTTGGAACAATGGCGTTTACCGTCTACAATATGGGAGTATTTCTCGGGCAGGATTTGATGGGAGAGCCAGGCACGATTGCAGCGTCCATTATGGAAGTGCTCATGCCGATGATTTCGATTGTCCTTTTGTCCATTACGACTAGAAAGCTGCCGCCTTACTATACGTTGGCGACGATTCTGGTAGCTTTGGTCGGCGCTGTCCTTGTTATTACGAATGGCAATCTTACCTTCTTTACTACAGCAAGTGAGCATTTGATCCCGTTGTTCTTCATTTTCATCGGTGTCGTGGGTTGGGTCGTTTACTCGATCGGCGGCGGGCGTTTTAGCACGTGGTCTACACTTCGCTACTCCACGTTGACGTGTCTCTTGGGAACAGGAGTGAATTTCGTGATTGTCACGACTGCCTCCCTCTTTCAATGGCTTCCGGTTCCTACCGTCGAAACTGTGATGTCCATCAAGTACGAAATGGCGTTCATGGTTCTTTTACCCGGCTTTGTAGCTCTTCTGAGCTGGAATGCAGGCATTAAGCTGCTTACTCCGCTCAACGGCATTTTGTTTATCAACCTGGTTCCGATCACGACCTTTGCCATGATGGCGTTTCAAGGCTATGAGATCAGCCGTTATGAATTGTGCGGCACCTTGCTCGTGATCCTTGCCCTGATCGGGAACAACCACTTCCAAAGAAAGCAACTGCAATACCGTTCAGTCACCAAGCAACAACCGAGTGGAAGAAAAGTTCCGTCCATGTAG
- a CDS encoding toxin Cry1Ac domain D-VI-related protein, whose amino-acid sequence MGKQQPKAKTILTAVVSTGFLLSFVGNAYAAVSYPIKEIQTIGTASTSVAEDKTDEEVREASEEVVEEENQSWESLLESEGHTATNGFIAYRLETAPDKAPAAKDFRLTSAIDDRNPIWIKIKSFVWLEEEQLVLLSFSPIRAAKKEQTVSLRLQHDGEEEEFEPFVIAEKGTKAERIELVAMAKDAELSTEEKTDKTLTLVAVAWDDHDRIVSGRELLWSSSNRRIAFVNFEGKVTAKKEGLVEITAKMDDAEAVFEIAIDGAELPDLPALSVSETVIEEAGANDGSITAKQTLKLSNGKFLGELSADDIEVHHLPDGLDIEVKQESDDELTILFIGQAKKHTATDNVKEVSFTIDKRHIKRAQKDVTSDSFSIRFKEPVIVIPPPIDPPPIPALLKAKRAVEELFTDGKKEELRAGTTQKQIDDAKKLVEGLDNRVSEKSGLLADIGKAQTLLDNGNNLLEEAQKAVRDLFTDETQTALKPEVTQSTIDAAKAKVAKLKDGSETKVLLLADIQKAQELFDQGNNLLEEVKQAVEGLYTTNDMIELRPKVTQEMIDAASSKVELLSESPEKTHWMSYVAKAQMLFNIPRMERLPDAKIELPIAPTQTRQVTIADKWEPAMDKRVLSEYLEVSVKNQPLSYKYDNQLDRFVINEKEYITVEVDGSLLEMNHGDYGVTIKAKPTVTEDDNSYAVFKLYRGQDLLDTEEIGVGFDATNPQLSPDVTEEGTTYTLSASEPLRNDPNPNLRLLFSPSGNFDDMREVTGYAKFQVSGNTIRVTFQDTFYTTFGSLITEQSKVSFGPGFMRDKAGNLIQGTATASVKPKQ is encoded by the coding sequence ATGGGCAAACAGCAGCCAAAAGCCAAAACAATCCTGACAGCCGTTGTTTCCACTGGTTTTTTGCTTTCTTTTGTCGGCAACGCCTATGCAGCCGTTTCCTATCCGATTAAAGAAATCCAGACAATCGGGACAGCCAGCACGTCAGTAGCAGAAGACAAAACAGATGAGGAAGTACGAGAGGCATCAGAAGAAGTAGTAGAAGAAGAGAACCAGTCATGGGAGTCCTTGCTAGAGTCAGAGGGGCATACAGCGACCAACGGCTTTATTGCCTATCGATTGGAGACAGCTCCCGACAAAGCACCTGCTGCAAAGGATTTCCGTTTGACGTCCGCTATAGATGATCGAAATCCCATTTGGATCAAAATCAAAAGCTTCGTCTGGCTAGAGGAAGAACAGCTTGTTTTGCTCAGTTTTTCACCGATTCGTGCCGCGAAAAAAGAACAGACGGTTTCCCTGCGCTTGCAGCATGACGGCGAAGAAGAGGAATTTGAACCATTCGTGATCGCTGAGAAAGGGACAAAAGCAGAGCGAATCGAGCTGGTAGCGATGGCAAAAGATGCAGAGTTGTCTACGGAAGAGAAAACGGACAAGACGCTGACACTGGTCGCGGTTGCTTGGGATGATCATGATCGCATCGTCTCTGGACGGGAGCTGCTCTGGAGCTCTAGCAATAGACGAATTGCATTCGTCAACTTTGAGGGCAAGGTAACAGCAAAGAAAGAAGGTTTGGTAGAAATTACGGCAAAAATGGACGATGCGGAAGCCGTCTTTGAGATAGCCATAGATGGAGCCGAGCTGCCTGATTTGCCCGCGCTTTCTGTCAGCGAGACGGTGATAGAAGAGGCAGGAGCAAATGATGGCAGCATCACGGCAAAACAAACGCTCAAGCTGTCTAACGGCAAGTTCCTTGGTGAACTGTCTGCCGATGATATCGAGGTACATCATCTGCCTGACGGGCTGGATATTGAGGTTAAACAAGAGAGTGACGACGAGCTCACCATTTTGTTTATTGGACAAGCCAAAAAGCATACCGCTACGGACAATGTGAAAGAGGTCAGCTTCACGATCGACAAGCGACACATCAAGCGTGCACAGAAAGATGTCACGAGTGACAGTTTTTCCATCCGATTCAAAGAACCCGTCATTGTGATTCCGCCGCCAATCGATCCTCCGCCGATCCCCGCTCTTCTGAAAGCCAAGAGAGCAGTCGAAGAGCTGTTTACGGATGGGAAGAAAGAAGAACTACGGGCAGGAACGACCCAGAAACAGATCGATGATGCGAAAAAGCTGGTCGAGGGGCTGGACAATCGTGTATCGGAAAAGTCAGGTCTGCTTGCTGATATCGGGAAAGCTCAAACACTCTTAGATAACGGGAACAATTTGCTGGAGGAAGCCCAAAAAGCCGTTCGTGACCTGTTCACCGATGAAACCCAGACAGCGCTAAAACCGGAAGTGACACAGAGCACGATCGATGCAGCGAAGGCGAAAGTGGCGAAACTAAAAGATGGTTCGGAGACAAAGGTATTGCTGTTAGCGGACATCCAAAAAGCACAGGAGCTATTTGATCAAGGGAACAATCTGCTGGAGGAAGTGAAGCAGGCAGTTGAGGGCCTTTATACGACGAATGATATGATCGAGCTGAGGCCCAAGGTCACTCAGGAAATGATCGATGCGGCCTCTTCCAAGGTCGAGCTTCTGAGTGAAAGTCCAGAAAAAACACACTGGATGTCGTATGTGGCAAAAGCACAAATGTTGTTCAACATTCCACGCATGGAACGTTTGCCAGATGCAAAGATCGAGCTGCCGATTGCTCCGACTCAGACGCGTCAAGTTACGATTGCCGACAAATGGGAGCCGGCAATGGATAAAAGGGTATTAAGCGAATATCTTGAGGTATCTGTAAAAAACCAGCCTCTCTCGTACAAATATGACAACCAGTTGGACCGTTTTGTGATCAATGAAAAGGAATACATCACAGTCGAGGTCGACGGGTCTTTACTGGAAATGAACCATGGAGATTATGGCGTGACGATCAAGGCCAAGCCAACGGTTACAGAAGATGATAACTCTTATGCAGTGTTCAAGCTGTATCGCGGCCAAGATTTGCTGGATACAGAGGAGATCGGTGTCGGGTTTGATGCTACTAACCCACAATTGTCCCCAGACGTCACTGAAGAGGGAACAACCTATACATTGTCGGCGTCAGAACCACTTCGTAATGACCCGAACCCCAATTTGAGGTTGCTATTCTCACCTTCCGGGAATTTTGACGACATGAGAGAGGTAACAGGGTATGCCAAATTCCAGGTGTCGGGAAACACCATTCGCGTAACGTTTCAGGATACGTTTTACACCACGTTCGGGTCTCTCATCACGGAACAGAGCAAGGTTTCCTTTGGACCAGGCTTCATGAGGGATAAGGCCGGGAATCTCATACAAGGTACAGCAACAGCATCTGTAAAACCCAAGCAATGA